In Populus nigra chromosome 1, ddPopNigr1.1, whole genome shotgun sequence, one genomic interval encodes:
- the LOC133681025 gene encoding UBP1-associated protein 2C yields MQMDPTKKRKLEENGIVSSTTDLDSPYKLTPQDARKMMERFTPDQLLDILQNAVVRHPDILDAVRSIADPDATQRKLFIRGLGWETTTENLRNLFSTYGELEEAVVILDKNTGKSKGYGFVIYKHVDGALLALKEPSKKIDGRVTVTQLAIAGNSGANNNNNSSANPGVVDVAMRKIYVANVPYEMPSDKLLNHFAQYGEIEEGPLGFDKQTGKSKGFALFVYKTAEGAQAALLEPVKMIEGRQLNCKLAIDGKRGRQPGGGQGPGQDGLQGQVQGGNVHGDGGMGMVLQTGYGAPGGYGSYGGAFSSGVPPMGGHQQQHHHPAAPLNASLGGPGLGSQGVGGLSGTGGGSYGPPYGGYGGPGSTGYGGLGGGGAGVGASVGASSSFRLPPSSVGMPTGGYPDPGQYSLSSSNASFPSQHQGASPAPRVPSGGMYPNLPPYY; encoded by the coding sequence ATGCAGATGGATCCAACAAAGAAGCGCAAGCTCGAAGAAAACGGCATCGTATCATCCACCACCGACCTAGACTCTCCTTACAAACTAACCCCTCAAGACGCCCGCAAGATGATGGAACGCTTCACGCCTGACCAGCTCCTCGATATTCTTCAAAACGCCGTCGTACGCCACCCAGACATCCTTGATGCCGTCCGATCCATCGCAGACCCGGACGCCACGCAACGGAAGCTCTTTATACGCGGCCTTGGATGGGAAACCACAACGGAAAATCTCCGAAATCTGTTCTCTACTTACGGGGAATTAGAAGAAGCGGTTGTAATCCTTGATAAAAACACCGGAAAGTCGAAAGGGTACGGTTTTGTTATCTATAAGCATGTCGATGGTGCGTTATTGGCTTTGAAAGAGCCCAGTAAGAAAATTGATGGGCGCGTGACTGTCACGCAACTAGCGATAGCGGGGAATTCAGGTgccaataataacaataattctTCCGCCAATCCTGGTGTTGTTGATGTTGCAATGCGGAAGATCTATGTAGCGAATGTGCCGTATGAAATGCCGTCGGATAAGTTGTTGAATCATTTTGCGCAGTATGGGGAGATTGAGGAGGGTCCGTTAGGTTTTGATAAGCAAACAGGGAAATCGAAAGGGTTTGCGCTTTTTGTTTATAAGACGGCAGAAGGAGCGCAGGCTGCTTTATTAGAGCCGGTGAAGATGATTGAAGGGAGGCAGTTGAATTGTAAGTTAGCAATTGATGGGAAAAGAGGGAGGCAGCCTGGCGGGGGGCAAGGACCAGGGCAAGATGGATTGCAAGGACAGGTGCAGGGTGGGAATGTTCATGGAGATGGTGGAATGGGGATGGTGCTGCAGACAGGGTATGGCGCGCCAGGTGGATATGGTTCTTATGGTGGTGCGTTTTCGAGTGGCGTGCCTCCAATGGGTGGTCACCAGCAGCAGCACCACCATCCTGCTGCTCCTTTGAATGCTTCACTGGGTGGGCCTGGGTTGGGGTCTCAGGGGGTAGGTGGTTTGAGTGGTACTGGGGGTGGTAGTTATGGCCCACCTTATGGTGGGTATGGTGGACCAGGTTCTACAGGATATGGTGGATTGGGTGGTGGCGGTGCCGGCGTCGGTGCTTCTGTTGGTGCGTCTTCATCGTTTAGGTTGCCACCAAGTTCAGTTGGAATGCCTACTGGTGGATATCCAGATCCTGGGCAGTATAGCTTGTCATCATCAAATGCTTCATTTCCAAGTCAGCATCAGGGAGCATCCCCTGCACCAAGGGTTCCATCTGGGGGAATGTATCCAAATTTGCCACCTTACTATTGA